The genomic window tagataaaaaaaattaagataaaaactCCCAGTGCGTCTGTAATGCAGTAGTTCGAACTATTAAACGCAGTTATGatgtgcaaaaatattaaaatcaaagagATTTATAATAACTGGCGTCAAATGTTCGACCGGAAAATGCGTAACGTTACGATGCCCGAAAATAATCAAATGGTTCCTAAAATGGTAGATTCGCACGTTCGAACGCACTTATCATGATCAAAGTGTTCGATTTGAAAATTCAAACGTGTCTCTGATTTCCCGGAAATGTTAGCAGCACGCGCCTGTGATgccacaaatgtgttttatttgaatattatgatGTGCCAATCATGGTCTAAATAATATCCCCCCCCAAAAAGCAGTCGTTTAAGAGGGTTTTTAGACGCATCCATTATGTAGTGCATCTGTCCTCTGCTGTTTTATAATCTGTTCTTTTTCTGTACTTTATTTCAGGTCACACCAAAAATAAAGACATGTCTGAACCACGAGCCTACAAGAATCCCTATCAAGATTACACTGGGCCTGGATGTGCACAAGACCTGTTTGACATGCAGGGAAATGTGAGCGATTCCAAAATGTGCCATGGTACCTCTGTAGTTTATTATaagattattataaattattggaGTACCATAGTATTTGAATATAACACACATATGTTAGCTTCACTGAATTACACAGCATaccctctttatatttctgtattcATTATTATGTCTTgttaacaaatctttttttttttttttgcactgtgcaGTTGACCCAGCATTTTGCCAGCTGTATAAGCAGTAAGATCAGTGAGTTTCTGGCAGTTATGGAGAACGGACTGAAGAATGCTGACCCCAGAGACTGTACTGGCTACACCGGCTGGGCAGGTGAGATCACACTTACAGATGTATTAAAACTAACGTATTATTACATGTTTGCTGAAACCGTACATGACAAAGCATCATTAAAACCAAACTCTTCCGAATGGTttgcttaaaaggatagttcacccaaaaatgaaaattgttatcattttgtttttaaatctctatgcattttttttcttctgctgctgCTAAACACAATAGAAGATACTTTGAAAAGTATTGATAGCCAAATATTATCAGTTCCTagtgaattgtattttatttgtttcatacATTGGAAGTTTATGAAAGCCAAAACGGTTTAGTAACCAAAATGATCATCTTGTATCAAAAGAAAGGAAATCATACAGATTTAGAATGTCTTGAGactaaatggtgacagaattgacatttttgaGTGGATGCACAGTATAATTTTGTACAGTATGTTGGAATTTGATTGttatacatttacttaatttattttattaatatttgttaacttCTCATGTTCATGGTTTTTTATAAAGCTACTTGGGCCGCATTGCTTAGTTCCTCCTCCCCCTACTGCAGGCATTGCCCTGCTTTACCTGCATCTCCACAGTGTGTTTGGAGACACCGCTCTCCTCCATAAGGCTCTGGACTATGTCAGCTACAGTCTGAGGAGTTTAACCCAGCGCTGGGTGACCTTCCTGTGTGGGGATGCAGGACCACTGGCTGTAGCAGCGGTGGTCTATCATCGACTCCAGAAACCTCATGAGGCTGAGGAGTGTGTCAACAGGTCTGTTCTACCTCCGTTTGTCCACATTGAATCTAATTTCTTGTGTCATATCCTTTGGATCGCTGACTCATTCAGGTGCTATAACAACTTTAATGAAATTGTGCTGGAATCTTCCCAAGAGGTGTCAGGATGAATGTGGAAGATATCTTGGTTTATAGGGCAGCTCAACTCTTTCTGTTTGGGTCATTCCCATGGGGtcttattgtaatttatttgctCGAACGTTTGCAGGCTGTTGCAGTTTCACCAGGCCGTAGTGCAGGGGATAGGCAGGCTTCCTGACGAGCTGCTCTATGGCAGAGTGGGCTACCTTTACTCCCTCATCTTCATTAACCAGCAATTTCAGCAGGAGAAGATCCCCATCCAATACATTCAACAGGTCAGTCACCTTTCATTTGGCCTCAGACCTGACTGAAAGCACACGACCCTGTATTTTAATGCAGGATATTTGACGAGAATGAGTTATGATAAAGACAGTTTTTATACTTATGATCAAAATCACATCAGTAAATGCCCTTagtcttattaaaaataatgtttcatcaaaattgtatatatttctcTGTCTCTGAAATTGCTTCTGTCATCTGCTGATGTAAGCATGAACAAGCAGACAGTGAAAACTACCCCAAATATTTGagatgtgtttatgtatatattatttaaaaaaagatattgtaGCCTACCTTTCATAATTGAATCCAATCCCAATGGATAAATCCAAGCCCTACATTATTTCTAGTATTCACAAGGGGTGTGTTTCTCAATGGCTGGTAATGAAATGTAGAAAGCAGGCCAGATGACCAAtatacaccattcaaaagtttgggatcagtaatacTTTACGATTGAAATGTAATCGTCTGTTGagcaagggaaaaaaaaaatctatgaaaataTACTAAACTGAACAGAAGtgatagtaaaaataaatgacacaaaaagGAGTTatacaaaagttttctatttcaaatacatttttaacattttagtaataaataaaaaaaatccagacaAAGTAATGCATCAATGATTCcataatagtattttaaaaaatctacatCTAAAAATGTAGTCcagttgttttcaacattgataataagaagtgtttcttgagcagccaatcagcatctccgaatgattcctgaaggatcacgtgacacagaAGACTTGCGTGATGATGCTAAAATtccgctttgcatcacaggaataatatacatttttaaatatattacaatagaaaacgcTCATCTTAAATTAAAGCATTGGGAAAGCACATGTGTTGTCTTTGGTTCAGTAGTTGACCAGATCATGCATTTATTTCAGATCTGTGATGCTGTGCTGGTGTCTGGGCAAACAATGTCTCAGAAGAACAAGATCCAGGATCAAACCCCTCTAATGTATGAGTGGTATCAGGAGGAGTACGTGGGTGCCGCTCATGGACTGGCAGGGATCTATTACTACCTGATGCAGGTGAACACAATCGCTCATAGTACCTCATTGAATAAGGAAAcaatacatttaagaaaataagTTGCCCACTTCATGTCATAATCATTTAAACAATCGAATTTTGTCTCCCAATAGCCTGGGTTTGTTGTCGGCCAGGAAAGGGTTTCCTATCTAGTCAAACCCAGTGTGAACTACATGTGTCAGCTGAAGTTTTCAACGGGAAATTACCCACCATGTGTCGGGGATTCTCGGGATCTTCTGGTGCACTGGTGTCACGGCGCTCCTGGAGTTATCTACATGTTGATACAGGCTTTTAAGGTACAAATCTCCATGTCCGTTCGTAATACATCTGTGTCCTTTGGACTTTTACATGAATTATCACTCTTTATCATTATTGTAATGTAAAGTAATATTCCTATGATGATTCCTAAAACGGAATGTGCCATTATGCCATTCATCAGCCATTATGCCAGTGTTGTCGGTGAGATGCAATTTAGAgaactattatagttttattatttaaaattttatttttattcagatcagtggcattttttttgtaaatatctgtattgtctatatagtttttttctcTATAAGGTTTGCTTTTAGCTATTTAAGTACAAGTTTAACTAAAAAGattaatgagaaatgttgccttgaccactAGCTGAAATGAAATGCaagaattttatttatatatatatatatatatatatatatatatatatatatatatatatatatatatatatatatattattttagataatatttattttaagtgacacacatgattatttttaatggttttaggtTTAGTATAATAACCGTTTTCTGAatcaaaacatttctcattattagcaatgttatgttttatatatgcataaaatgagtttttattAATGTGATTATTTTTTGATACCAGTACAAGAGTTGTTAGCTCTAGGTATTACAGTGCCATCAAGTGCGAGTAAACAACATTACACAGACTTCTGTTCTGGACACAAACATCCCATACTTCTGAGTAAGCCATCTTTCTCCCCAGGTGTTTGGTGTGAGGCAGTACCTGGAGGACGCACTGCAGTGTGGGGAGGTGATCTGGCAGAGAGGTTTGTTGAAGAAGGGCTACGGCCTCTGTCATGGAGCCGCTGGAAATGGTTATGGCTTCCTGGCCCTTTACAAAATCACCCAGGATCCCAAACACCTCTACCGAGCTTGCATAGTGAGTCTGACCTTTCTCTTCCTTACAATACATGTTGTGTTCTATACAGGGGACATCatgaaacatctaaaaaaaaaaagtttttaatggacatttgtttattttaaaaggtacAGTAGCAATAATATATTTTCCATTCAAGGGACCTTGATTAACATTATGGGGGGACTCCAGGGAAAACTACAGTGATTTAAAAGCCTCTTTAAAGAGTACATCCCTGCATAAAGCAAAGCATTTATTCACGTGTGAAGCATGTCTAACATATTTCTAAGCACTTCAGTGAAATGACTTTAATTTATGCATATTCTTCATGGCGCATGAAGGCCGTTATAAATCACTGTGCTGTCAGGGGGGGCCTGTCATTGCCTGTACTGTATACAGAGGCATGATGGGATTTGATGTGTTCTCATCTGCAGTTTGGAGACTGGTGCATGAATTATGGAAAACATGGCTGCCGGACTCCAGATACACCATTCTCACTGTTTGAAGGTAAAGAAAAAATCGTTTAGCTCcccaaggctgcatatattttatcaaaaatacagtaaatctttaatattgtgaattatgattgcaattaaacaaatataccgtatttttcggactataagtcacacctgagtataaatcgcatcagtccaaaaatacgtcatgaggaaaaaaacaagtcgcactggactataagttgcatttattaagaaccaagaaccaatagaaaacattaccgtctacagccacgagagggcggtCTGTGCTAAACTgttgtagactacaggagcacagagcaacatagagcgccctcttgcggctgtagacggtaatgctttatcttggttcatgtctcttagttaatttctcttggttcgtgTCAAATTcatttagataaataagtcgcacctgactataagttgcaggacaagccaaactatgaaaaaaaagtgtgacttatagtcctgaaaatacgtataattttgtttgtttgtttttgtaattgatatatatatatatatatatatatatatatatatatatatatatatatatatatatatatatttattattatttttttattttttatttttttatatatatatgcacatttcaATTTAATGCACATGTTGACTCTTGAATAATCGGATACCCCACTGTTTATCTTATTCTAGGAATGGCAGGCACAATTTATTTCCTGGCTGACTTGCTGCAACCAGCTAAAGCCAAGTTCCCTGCTTTTGAGGTGTAAAGGTAACTACACCTCTCCTTTAGAATGTTTGACTGTCAAGACATTAATATTGCAAATAATATTCTTGTTAACTTCAAAGTGCCTCATTCCAGTCTGTTCCAGATGACTGAGCTTTTTTGCTTAAGCTTCCTTGGAAGAACGCGTCCTCTGTTGGTGGAATAGTACTGTCTCACTCTGCATGTGCATCTGCTTGCCGCCGGTCTTACCCAATTCACACAAAGTTTTATGAGAGGTCCTGTACATGTGAAGaacagcaggtttttttttttcttttttttttttttcttttcgttttttttCATGTCAGTGAAAGTTGGACAGGAATCAGGCTGTATAGATTAGGGTAAATTTGGAACCATGAAGGGAAGCCGTTTTAATAAATTCAATATGCTTAACAGATTgcattgattttgtttgtgtatttttaatgttgCGTGTTTGTTAgtattattttagttaatatgactcattaaaaatgaattattctGATGTATACGTTAGGAACAATTCTGATATGACAGCAAGGTAAAGTTTAACATCTTTTTTGAATTAAGTGACTGCTGTAAGTTAACACTAAAATACAGTGTTGATACGCTTTCTGTAACAttaatgctttgttttttgtgatgtatttttccttttttttcttttctttttttttttatctcttggtAATACTAGTAGTTAAATCAGAGGATGTgttgcaaacgttttttttttaggtggtgGAACAGTCTGTTAGCATTTGCTTTTTTTCAtcataatttgtacattttcatctgcaaaataataaaaaaggaaaaccgTGCTATGTCTGTTAACATTCTCTAATATTAACTGTCAAGTCTTCTGTCGGTGACTGCCACAGCTATGTTCCTCCACTAGGTGGCgctataaaacaatttaatttaatgattttgtGCATCTCTTTAGGAAGTCAATGACCTTTTCATTTAGCTGTATTCTTTGTGAcccttattttatttgaaagtgggCAATGAAAGGAAATGAAATCCACTGACCAAAATGTAGACTAGCACAATTTAGTTCTCATTCCAGAGGTCTTTGTGTATTATAGTTTGTGATGCTTTTGTAGGTTTGTAAATTGTGAG from Carassius auratus strain Wakin chromosome 1, ASM336829v1, whole genome shotgun sequence includes these protein-coding regions:
- the LOC113105102 gene encoding lanC-like protein 1 isoform X2 — translated: MLTPETVLATPAGQLLGPHCLVPPPPTAGIALLYLHLHSVFGDTALLHKALDYVSYSLRSLTQRWVTFLCGDAGPLAVAAVVYHRLQKPHEAEECVNRLLQFHQAVVQGIGRLPDELLYGRVGYLYSLIFINQQFQQEKIPIQYIQQICDAVLVSGQTMSQKNKIQDQTPLMYEWYQEEYVGAAHGLAGIYYYLMQPGFVVGQERVSYLVKPSVNYMCQLKFSTGNYPPCVGDSRDLLVHWCHGAPGVIYMLIQAFKVFGVRQYLEDALQCGEVIWQRGLLKKGYGLCHGAAGNGYGFLALYKITQDPKHLYRACIFGDWCMNYGKHGCRTPDTPFSLFEGMAGTIYFLADLLQPAKAKFPAFEV
- the LOC113105102 gene encoding lanC-like protein 1 isoform X1 translates to MSEPRAYKNPYQDYTGPGCAQDLFDMQGNLTQHFASCISSKISEFLAVMENGLKNADPRDCTGYTGWAGIALLYLHLHSVFGDTALLHKALDYVSYSLRSLTQRWVTFLCGDAGPLAVAAVVYHRLQKPHEAEECVNRLLQFHQAVVQGIGRLPDELLYGRVGYLYSLIFINQQFQQEKIPIQYIQQICDAVLVSGQTMSQKNKIQDQTPLMYEWYQEEYVGAAHGLAGIYYYLMQPGFVVGQERVSYLVKPSVNYMCQLKFSTGNYPPCVGDSRDLLVHWCHGAPGVIYMLIQAFKVFGVRQYLEDALQCGEVIWQRGLLKKGYGLCHGAAGNGYGFLALYKITQDPKHLYRACIFGDWCMNYGKHGCRTPDTPFSLFEGMAGTIYFLADLLQPAKAKFPAFEV